In the Flavobacterium sp. J372 genome, one interval contains:
- a CDS encoding restriction endonuclease subunit S encodes MNTIRYRLYTQTHNERNELVQIRDILNYEQPTKYLVTNTDYSFNIESTPVLTANKAFILGYTDEDFGIYDKGENIIFDDFTMDMKFVDFPFKVKSSAIKILTAKRNVDLKFMFEYLFFLDLSSNEHKRHYISEIEPMKISLPDFNQQKQISIVLSSIDKKLKTESEIRMLLIKQKQYLLANLFI; translated from the coding sequence GTGAATACGATTCGCTATCGGCTTTATACACAGACTCATAATGAAAGGAATGAATTGGTACAGATTAGAGATATTTTAAATTATGAACAACCGACGAAATATTTGGTTACAAATACAGATTACTCTTTTAATATTGAGTCAACACCTGTTTTGACTGCAAATAAAGCCTTTATATTAGGATATACAGATGAAGATTTCGGAATTTATGATAAAGGAGAGAATATTATTTTTGATGATTTTACCATGGATATGAAATTTGTTGATTTTCCTTTTAAAGTAAAATCTTCTGCTATAAAAATACTAACAGCTAAACGAAATGTGGATTTGAAATTTATGTTTGAATATTTGTTCTTCTTAGATTTATCATCTAATGAACATAAGCGTCATTATATTTCAGAAATTGAGCCAATGAAAATTTCACTGCCAGATTTCAACCAACAGAAGCAGATTTCAATCGTTTTATCTAGTATTGACAAAAAACTAAAAACTGAATCTGAAATTCGTATGTTATTGATAAAACAAAAACAATATTTGTTGGCTAATTTATTTATATAA
- a CDS encoding restriction endonuclease subunit S → MANKELKVGNVPNLRFPGFEGEWEVKKLGEIGEIVNGLTYNPNDINENGVLVLRSSNVQNRNIVFDDNVYVKVLNYNQVKENDILICVRNGSKNLIGKNALIKKENEGLAFGAFMSVYRSPFNQFIFQWFDTQKYKETVNKNLGATINSINGGDLKSFSIALPSKEEQKKIADFLSLLDLRIQTQNKIIEELKLLKNTLNKQLFSRELRFKDDNDYSFGDWKNIMLGDIGQIITGKTPSTADLDLWDGDIQFVTPTDIRLDKYQYTTERTIKKTDKLKILPPKSIMFTCIASIGKMSLSLKPCVTNQQINSLIPNSDFNNEFVFYAIANISGFIKSIQASSTMPIINKTEFSKFKISIPPPEEQLKIANFLSSFDSKINIELQLLQKLEVEKNTY, encoded by the coding sequence ATGGCTAATAAAGAATTAAAAGTAGGTAACGTTCCCAATTTGAGATTCCCTGGGTTTGAGGGGGAATGGGAAGTAAAGAAGTTAGGGGAAATTGGAGAGATTGTAAATGGACTAACTTATAATCCTAATGATATTAATGAAAATGGTGTATTAGTTCTAAGGTCTTCCAATGTTCAAAATAGAAACATAGTTTTTGATGATAATGTGTATGTAAAAGTTTTGAATTATAATCAGGTGAAGGAAAATGATATTTTAATATGCGTCAGAAATGGCAGCAAAAATTTAATAGGTAAAAATGCACTCATAAAAAAAGAAAATGAAGGTCTTGCGTTTGGTGCGTTTATGTCGGTTTATAGAAGTCCCTTTAATCAATTTATTTTTCAATGGTTTGATACTCAAAAATATAAAGAAACTGTAAATAAAAACTTAGGAGCTACTATAAACTCAATAAATGGAGGCGATTTGAAAAGCTTCTCTATTGCTTTGCCAAGTAAAGAAGAGCAAAAGAAAATAGCTGATTTTTTATCGCTATTAGACCTTCGTATTCAAACTCAAAACAAAATAATTGAGGAACTTAAATTGCTAAAGAATACGCTTAACAAGCAGTTATTCTCACGTGAATTGAGATTTAAAGATGATAATGATTATTCCTTTGGTGATTGGAAAAACATAATGCTCGGAGATATTGGCCAAATAATTACAGGAAAAACGCCAAGTACCGCAGATCTAGACTTGTGGGATGGAGATATACAGTTTGTAACACCAACAGACATACGTCTAGATAAGTATCAATATACAACTGAAAGGACAATTAAAAAAACTGACAAGTTAAAAATTTTACCACCTAAGAGCATAATGTTTACTTGTATAGCTTCAATTGGTAAGATGAGTTTATCATTAAAACCTTGTGTGACAAACCAACAAATTAATTCCCTTATCCCTAATTCAGATTTTAATAATGAATTTGTGTTCTATGCGATTGCAAACATTTCAGGATTTATAAAATCTATCCAAGCCTCATCTACAATGCCTATTATTAACAAAACAGAGTTTTCAAAGTTTAAAATTTCAATTCCTCCACCGGAAGAACAATTGAAAATCGCTAATTTCCTTTCATCTTTTGACTCAAAAATTAATATTGAACTTCAGCTTTTACAAAAATTAGAAGTAGAGAAAAATACTTACTAA